A window of the Sabethes cyaneus chromosome 1, idSabCyanKW18_F2, whole genome shotgun sequence genome harbors these coding sequences:
- the LOC128735680 gene encoding isoleucine--tRNA ligase, mitochondrial encodes MLWSFPKLTSYPFFNVTRRLSTKSSPKNEPKYTHTINLPKTKFPARLTGVKRNEVHEQLRQTRFSKLYEWQRNSLPNGGEFTLHDGPPYANGDLHMGHAVNKILKDLILRHKIVSGTKVHYVPGWDCHGLPIELKALDAYSKSAKSKNLKEQLNASKIRRLARSFALETIDTQRTEFEQWGVTADWSESRSWYRTLDPGYIKVQLKLFQELFEKGLIYRDLKPVFWSPSSRSALAEAELEYDEAHKSPSLYLRFNICGANDCKEIRTRLESGEPIAAAIWTTTPWTLPANQAVCYNPNLRYCLVRCGDVKNTLLLTGSDLVPYLSEQFGAPLQKVVEIAGSELGCVKYEHPIDGSELPFLPAGHVKAEKGTGLVHTAPAHGPDDFLVFLERRLPIKSLIDESGCYNVLSPEFLQGKFALTEGNQLVLERLQEQTIACGTIEHSYPIDWRTKQPVMLRASEQWFIDTNKLKEPALAAVEEIRIFPRTSAEVSKKVLNGQLQKRPYWCISRQRAWGVPIPVFYDKKCSKPIIHSGIIEHLVEKLEKTGNMDFWWTAEIGELVPDRVLAALNLASEDLTKGEDILDIWFDSGISWLSVLGRERTADLYLEGLDQFTGWFQSSLLTSVATRGASPYRTIFVHGFAVDENGMKMSKSLGNIIQPKEIVNQYGCDTLRWWVAAHAIQNTSIPVSHKLLSSSGESVQKIRGILRFLLGVVPDLDVETKLTESNLKLVDKYFLQQLQQLHDTVFTLYESYQYNKASASTLTFCVSTLSGFYLHLIKDRLYCGTHEQYRNLQGILGQTFETLCKILWPIVPFLVEESWSYRAQTPFFEFSQRMASANRLEDSPHTAVIIEQVLDLKGLIFRQQQQQQLDANPWLLAVDADVPISVMQLLQTLQPVDSGKSCADSDLCEILQVGAVCLREVPAESVTVTIRKLEATLCPRCRRFIATEHVCQRCSEILKTKFSS; translated from the exons ATGTTATGGAGTTTTCCGAAATTAACTTCATATCCATTCTTCAACGTAACCCGAAGGCTATCGACTAAAAGTTCACCTAAAAATGAGCCAAAATACACCCATACGATCAACCTGCCGAAAACCAAATTCCCTGCTCGTTTGACCGGTGTGAAACGAAATGAGGTGCATGAGCAACTGCGGCAG ACGCGTTTTAGCAAACTCTACGAATGGCAAAGGAATTCACTACCAAACGGAGGAGAATTTACTTTACACGACGGTCCTCCTTACGCCAACGGCGATCTACACATGGGCCATGCAGTTAATAAGATACTAAAGGATTTGATCCTAAGGCATAAAATTGTTTCCGGTACAAAGGTTCATTACGTACCGGGTTGGGATTGCCACGGGTTACCAATTGAGCTTAAGGCTCTGGATGCATACAGCAAAAGTGCGAAAAGCAAAAACCTAAAGGAACAGCTGAACGCTTCGAAGATTCGCCGACTTGCTAGGAGTTTTGCATTGGAGACGATCGACACGCAGCGAACAGAGTTTGAGCAGTGGGGCGTGACCGCAGATTGGTCGGAGAGCCGTTCTTGGTATCGAACATTAGATCCAGGCTATATAAAAGTACAGTTGAAACTGTTTCAGGAGCTATTCGAGAAGGGTCTTATTTATAGGGACTTGAAGCCGGTTTTCTGGTCTCCTTCGTCGCGATCTGCGTTAGCTGAGGCAGAGCTGGAATACGATGAGGCGCATAAAAGTCCTTCTCTGTATTTGCGGTTTAATATATGCGGTGCCAACGACTGTAAAGAGATTCGGACGAGGCTAGAATCTGGCGAGCCAATTGCGGCTGCTATTTGGACGACAACTCCTTGGACATTGCCCGCAAATCAAGCCGTTTGTTACAATCCTAATTTACGCTACTGTTTAGTTCGCTGTGGCGATGTGAAAAATACACTTTTGCTCACAGGGTCTGATCTCGTACCATATCTTTCGGAACAATTTGGTGCTCCACTACAAAAAGTAGTAGAAATTGCTGGCAGTGAGCTTGGCTGTGTAAAATACGAGCATCCGATCGATGGGTCGGAGTTACCTTTCCTACCCGCTGGCCACGTAAAAGCTGAGAAAGGAACCGGCCTAGTGCATACCGCACCCGCTCATGGGCCAGACGATTTTCTAGTTTTCCTAGAGCGGAGGTTACCTATCAAGTCACTTATCGACGAGTCTGGTTGTTATAACGTTCTAAGTCCGGAATTTCTGCAAGGAAAATTTGCACTTACTGAAGGCAATCAGTTGGTTTTGGAACGACTTCAAGAGCAAACCATAGCATGTGGAACTATTGAGCATTCCTATCCGATAGACTGGCGTACCAAGCAGCCAGTGATGCTACGAGCAAGCGAACAATGGTTTATCGACACCAATAAGTTGAAAGAACCGGCTCTGGCTGCCGTAGAAGAGATTCGAATATTTCCACGTACATCAGCCGAAGTTAGTAAGAAAGTATTGAACGGACAGTTGCAGAAACGGCCGTATTGGTGTATTTCCAGGCAACGCGCTTGGGGTGTACCGATTCCCGTATTTTAcgataaaaagtgttcgaaacCGATTATTCATTCCGGTATAATAGAACACTTAGTTGAGAAGCTCGAGAAAACAGGCAACATGGATTTCTGGTGGACTGCAGAAATAGGCGAATTAGTCCCCGATCGTGTGCTCGCTGCGTTGAACTTAGCATCAGAGGATCTAACTAAAGGCGAGGATATATTGGACATTTGGTTCGATTCTGGCATTTCGTGGCTAAGCGTGCTGGGTAGAGAACGGACTGCTGATTTATATTTAGAAGGGCTTGATCAGTTTACCGGCTGGTTTCAATCGTCGCTACTGACTAGTGTCGCCACGAGAGGAGCGAGTCCATATCGTACGATTTTCGTGCATGGCTTTGCAGTAGATGAGAACGGTATGAAGATGTCCAAATCACTCGGTAATATTATTCAACCGAAGGAAATTGTCAACCAGTATGGTTGCGATACACTCCGCTGGTGGGTTGCTGCCCATGCTATTCAGAATACGTCCATTCCGGTTAGCCATAAATTGCTCAGTTCGTCTGGCGAAAGTGTTCAGAAAATTCGAGGGATTTTAAGATTTCTACTGGGGGTTGTGCCAGATCTGGACGTAGAAACTAAACTAACCGAGTCTAATTTAAAACTTGTGGACAAGTACTTCTTGCAGCAGTTGCAACAATTGCACGATACT GTGTTCACGCTTTATGAATCCTACCAATATAACAAAGCTTCTGCGAGCACTCTTACCTTCTGTGTGTCAACTTTATCTGggttttatttgcacttaatcAAGGATCGTCTCTACTGTGGTACACACGAACAGTACCGCAATCTGCAGGGCATTCTGGGTCAAACGTTCGAGACACTATGCAAGATACTGTGGCCAATTGTTCCCTTCCTGGTAGAAGAGAGTTGGTCCTATAGAG CGCAAACGCCATTCTTTGAATTTTCTCAACGAATGGCTTCAGCAAACAGACTAGAAGACTCTCCGCACACGGCGGTCATCATAGAACAAGTGCTGGATCTCAAAGGACTCATTTTTcgtcagcaacagcagcaacaattgGATGCGAACCCATGGTTACTTGCGGTAGATGCAGATGTGCCCATTTCCGTTATGCAACTATTGCAAACATTGCAGCCAGTTGATTCGGGTAAATCTTGCGCTGATTCGGATCTATGCGAAATTCTACAGGTTGGAGCGGTATGTCTGCGAGAGGTTCCAGCGGAGAGTGTTACTGTGACGATCAGAAAACTGGAAGCGACACTTTGTCCACGCTGCAGA
- the LOC128733679 gene encoding protein penguin, with protein sequence MIQTKKRSAANESSAEKVKKPKLIKSVSDEDQPAKKFSMRLDHNSKKQSGKFQKKISTTDGQKTGFKQFGEKKPFVENTPEAKREYWNGLKAKQKELREQRRKAKTKDLYELSVGAKKVYETLKRKSTENKEELVVRLHQMLSKDNTYSRIATSHDTARVIQCMIKNASVELRAQIADKLIPAIYELATSKYGHHCVTNLLKNGSKPLGVKITDAIIKHVVKMTNQAFSGSIVDLVYNEYATNEQKAFMRQAFYSEIYQHSKDKTVSCMKDTWETNSYMKKTVISTVKAHLVQAANKQLTDNALLHTLMLDFLQEASEIERSEVIELYLPHLAAISSTKDGVSAAIYCFLNSVVKDRRAALKALKPYVEKLSIHEHGHRLVLCILNCYDDTVILGKQLVVVLLEHVENIVASGEWGRKVIGWIFSPADKDLLHPTQIEILDGFLKYSKKDKEIRRREILATAVEPFCKAVEANASFWLRGGHTALLTAAALKNLSGDHIQRVQQALAKVICDPQWQIHENEVNQEGLPILEEAIKKPDVNKKDGKIKKIKKSPFAEEKEKKRLKQLEANPLVNGIEHAGLHIGLKKIIKLDSEKRQQDENSFQFGKAIIEQLEDESVATWVQHNRPCFLLLLIFENSTDSVQKQLKQKLKSVKPKLKLQKHAGAKLLLEKLKL encoded by the exons ATGATTCAAACTAAAAAAAGGTCAGCGGCCAACGAGTCATCTgcggaaaaagtgaaaaagccaAAATTGATTAAATCTGTCTCCGATGAAGATCAGCCGGCTAAAAAATTCTCGATGCGACTGGATCACAATTCGAAAAAGCAGAGTGGTaagtttcagaaaaaaatatccaCAACCGATGGGCAGAAAACCGGATTCAAACAGTTTGGAGAAAAAAAGCCGTTCGTTGAGAACACACCGGAAGCCAAGCGGGAATACTGGAATGGCCTAAAAGCCAAGCAAAAGGAACTGCGTGAACAGCGGCGTAAGGCAAAAACGAAAGATCTTTATGAACTTAGTGTGGGTGCAAAGAAAGTCTACGAAACTCTCAAGAGAAAAAGTACGGAAAATAAAGAAGAACTGGTCGTTCGGCTGCACCAGATGCTGAGTAAGGACAACACCTACAGCCGAATTGCTACAAGTCACGATACGGCTCGTGTTATTCAGTGTATGATTAAAAACGCTTCCGTGGAACTGCGTGCACAGATAGCGGATAAGTTAATACCGGCTATCTATGAGCTTGCCACTTCTAAATATGGTCACCATTGTGTGACGAATCTCCTGAAAAATGGATCAAAACCTTTGGGGGTCAAAATTACGGATGCTATCATCAAACATGTTGTGAAAATGACTAATCAAGCCTTCTCTGGGTCGATCGTAGACTTGGTTTATAACGAGTATGCTACCAATGAGCAAAAAGCGTTTATGCGACAAGCTTTTTATTCGGAAATTTATCAGCATAGCAAGGATAAGACTGTGTCCTGCATGAAGGACACCTGGGAGACAAATAGTTACATGAAAAAGACCGTCATTTCAACAGTTAAAGCTCATTTGGTTCAGGCGGCAAACAAGCAACTCACGGATAATGCTTTGCTGCATACTCTAATGTTAGACTTTCTACAGGAAGCTTCAGAAATCGAACGTTCGGAAGTCATAGAATTGTACCTTCCTCATTTGGCAGCGATTTCCAGCACAAAAGACGGTGTGTCTGCTGCTATATATTGCTTCCTTAATTCGGTGGTTAAAGATCGTAGGGCGGCTCTGAAGGCACTTAAGCCATACGTAGAAAAATTGAGTATTCACGAGCATGGCCATCGTTTGGTTCTTTGCATTCTTAACTGTTACGACGACACAGTCATTTTGGGTAAACAGCTGGTGGTGGTCCTGCTGGAACACGTGGAAAACATTGTTGCAAGCGGTGAATGGGGCCGAAAAGTTATAGGGTGGATATTTTCACCGGCCGATAAGGATCTGTTACATCCGACACAGATCGAAATTCTAGATGGCTTTCTAAAGTACAGCAAAAAGGATAAAGAAATCCGAAGGCGGGAAATTCTCGCGACTGCGGTGGAGCCATTCTGCAAAGCTGTCGAAGCTAACGCGAGTTTCTGGCTACGAGGTGGACACACTGCTCTTCTAACGGCAGCCGCCTTGAAGAATC TTTCGGGAGATCATATACAAAGAGTTCAGCAAGCCCTTGCGAAAGTAATTTGTGATCCACAGTGGCAGATCCATGAAAACGAGGTCAATCAAGAAGGATTACCTATATTAGAGGAAGCGATAAAGAAACCGGATGTGAATAAGAAAGACGGCAAAATTAAGAAAATCAAAAAGAGTCCCTTCGCTGAGGAAAAG gagaaaaaGCGCTTGAAACAACTTGAGGCTAATCCATTGGTAAATGGAATCGAGCACGCAGGATTGCACATTGGTTTAAAGAAAATTATTAAACTGGACTCGGAGAAACGTCAGCAAGATGAAAATAGCTTCCAGTTCGGAAAGGCAATAATCGAACAGTTGGAAGATGAATCG GTTGCAACGTGGGTGCAGCATAATCGGCCTTGCTTTTTGctattattaatatttgaaAACAGTACCGACTCGGTTCagaaacaattaaaacaaaagttaaaaTCAGTCAAACCAAAATTGAAACTTCAAAAACACGCCGGTGCCAaattactgcttgaaaaattgaAGCTTTAG
- the LOC128733686 gene encoding putative peptidyl-prolyl cis-trans isomerase dodo, which produces MSDGQENVPEGWEKRTSRSTGMTYYLNTYTKESQWDLPTKPATPEQGAAEVQCAHLLVKHKDSRRPSSWREENITRTKGDALRLLEGYKKQIKSGEATLPELAQQFSDCSSAKRGGDLGMFKRGMMQKPFEDAAFALKIGEISDLVDTDSGVHLILRLK; this is translated from the exons ATGTCCGACGGCCAGGAAAACGTTCCGGAAGGGTGGGAAAAGCGGACTAGCCGGTCCACTG GAATGACATACTATTTGAATACGTATACGAAGGAGTCACAGTGGGATCTCCCTACAAAACCGGCCACACCGGAGCAAGGAGCAGCCGAAGTTCAGTGTGCTCACTTGCTGGTAAAGCACAAGGACTCGCGACGACCCAGTTCCTGGCGGGAAGAGAACATCACTCGCACCAAGGGGGACGCGTTGCGTTTGCTTGAAGGGTACAAAAAGCAAATAAAGTCAGGTGAGGCCACGCTGCCAGAACTGGCACAGCAATTTTCGGATTGCAGCTCGGCTAAACGCGGAGGCGATTTGGGAATGTTTAAGCGTGGAATGATGCAGAAACCTTTCGAAGATGCCGCTTTTGCACTGAAGATAGGCGAAATTTCCGATCTAGTGGACACCGATTCCGGAGTGCACCTTATTTTGAGACTGAAGTAA